The nucleotide sequence TGACGGACACGGTGACGGACACGGTGACGGATCCGTTTTCCTCGCTTCCTCCGTAGCGTCGGGCGCGATCAACGCACTCGCGCCCCACCGCAGGAGAAAGACATGGCGACGGCGATCCGAGGTCGGGAGCGTCGGCAGGCGAGTGGCCCAGCCCGTTGTGCCGGGCGCGCGATCGCCGCAGCGGCCACAGACCCGAAACCGAGGCTGCGCTCCACCGCCGTCCCGACCGTCGGCCGCGTCAGCAGGTTATGCCGACCGAGGCCGCCGTCGACGCGTGCGGCGGGTGATGTGAGGACTGGCGGTGGCGGTCCCCCCACGACGACGCCGTCGCGGTCGGTCCCCGCTCGTCGTCCGCTCGTGGTCTTTCCCGTTCCGCACCCCGGGTTTCCCGGATCTTTGCCAGATCGCCGGACGTGACCACTTGCCATCGACCGACGACCATCATATGGTCGTACGAACGTAAGGCATACGAACGTAATGCAAACCAAGGAGTACGTGATGGCGTCAACCCGGCCGGTAGCACTCGTGACAGGGGCCACATCGGGGATCGGCAAGGAGACGGCCCACGCCTTCGCCGCCGCGGGTTACGAGGTGGTCGGCACCGGCCGGAAGGCCTCCGGGCTCACCCCGCCCGCCGGTGTCACGTACCTCGATCTCGACGTGGGCAACGACGACTCGGCCACCGCCGCGGTCGCAGAGGTGATCGACCGGTTCGGACGCATCGACGTCCTGGTCAACAACGCGGGCCTCGGCTCGGCGGGCGCCGTCGAGGAGAACTCCGTCGCCCAGGCCCAGAACGTCCTGAACATCAACGTCGTCGGTGTCATCCGCATGACCAAGGCCGTCCTGCCGCACATGCGCGCTCAGGGAGGCGGACGCGTCATCAACATCTCGTCCGTCCTCGGGGTCGCCCCCCAGCCCTTCATGGCCCTCTACGTCGCGGCGAAGCACGCCATCGAGGGCTACTCCGAGTCGCTGGACCACGAGGTCCGCGAGCACGGCGTCCGGGTCCTCCTCGTCCAGCCCGCCTACACCAAGACCAGCTTCGACACCAACGCCGCGCAGCCCGACACCCCGCTGCCGCTGTACGCGGAGCGGCGGCGCATCTTCGACGAGGTCATGGCGGAGGCGATGGAGGCCGGCGACGACCCCGCCGTCGTCGCCAAGGTGATCGTCACCGCGGCCACCGACAAGAAGCCGAAGCTGCGCTACGCCGCCGGCCCGCTGGCCTCACGCGTCACCACCGCGCGCCGCCTCGTCCCCGCCGGAGCGTTCGACAAGCAGATCCGCAAGAGCAACCGCCTGCCCGGCTGACATCCCGGCGGGCCGCACGGGGCGCCGACGACATCCCTGTCCGGCCTCAAGGGCGCCGACGACACCCCCGTCCGGCCTCAAGGGCGTGGCTTCCCCCCGAGTGTCTCTGATGTACCCGACATCACCGGCAGCTCCGATCTTCCCGAATGTCCACTGATCAGTAACTCATTGCTTTACCGAGGAGAGTCATGCAGCAGCAACGTCAGCAGACGGCCCGGCGCAGTGCGTCGAGCGCAAGGCGTTTTCTGAGGAAGAACGTCGGGATCGCGTTGGCGGTCACCGCGACGGCGGCCGTCCTGGTCTCGGCGCCGTCCGCATCCGCGGGAACGGGACACTCGTATCGTGGCGGATCTGTTGTCACCGACGTGACGACCGTGGCGAAGTTCGACTTCGCCGCCGGCGAGATCCCCGAGAACATCACCGCCAACCCCGACGGTTCGGTGACCCTGTCCATGCTCGGCAGCTGCGCGGTGTGCGAGCGCACCCACGGGCCGCAGCTGATGCGTATCTCCGCGTCCGGACAGCGCACGGTGCTGGCCACCGGGCAGGTGGGTGAAG is from Streptomyces sp. NBC_01314 and encodes:
- a CDS encoding oxidoreductase — translated: MASTRPVALVTGATSGIGKETAHAFAAAGYEVVGTGRKASGLTPPAGVTYLDLDVGNDDSATAAVAEVIDRFGRIDVLVNNAGLGSAGAVEENSVAQAQNVLNINVVGVIRMTKAVLPHMRAQGGGRVINISSVLGVAPQPFMALYVAAKHAIEGYSESLDHEVREHGVRVLLVQPAYTKTSFDTNAAQPDTPLPLYAERRRIFDEVMAEAMEAGDDPAVVAKVIVTAATDKKPKLRYAAGPLASRVTTARRLVPAGAFDKQIRKSNRLPG